One window of Chamaesiphon minutus PCC 6605 genomic DNA carries:
- a CDS encoding Spy/CpxP family protein refolding chaperone, translated as MSRFRLLTFLPILFTLATTISPTRAELLLSQNNNRSTNNELKIPAGGVGNLVKELNLSPDQIRRLQQIQKNARGKTQARRQALQAARQELNQLLQSNASADLVRQKRQQVQTLQREIADANFENTLAIREILTPEQRVKWQQLIQQRRQNRSNGR; from the coding sequence ATGTCTCGCTTTCGGCTGCTGACGTTCTTGCCAATTTTATTCACGCTCGCTACAACCATTTCGCCCACACGCGCCGAGCTACTACTGTCTCAGAATAATAATCGATCGACTAATAACGAACTTAAGATTCCCGCAGGTGGAGTGGGTAATCTAGTAAAAGAACTCAACCTCTCACCCGATCAGATCCGGCGGCTCCAACAAATCCAGAAAAATGCTCGGGGTAAAACCCAAGCACGCCGTCAAGCGTTGCAAGCAGCCAGACAGGAACTCAACCAACTGCTTCAGAGCAATGCGAGTGCCGATTTGGTGCGTCAAAAACGCCAACAGGTGCAAACGTTGCAGCGCGAGATTGCCGATGCCAACTTTGAGAATACGCTGGCAATTCGAGAGATTCTCACTCCCGAACAGCGTGTCAAATGGCAGCAGTTAATCCAACAACGCCGTCAAAATCGGAGTAACGGTCGCTAA
- a CDS encoding YqiA/YcfP family alpha/beta fold hydrolase, translating to MYIYLHGFASGPGSTKARYIRERFASIGIELQVPDLNRDDFTHLTISRQIAQVVDLFPTDGSPITLIGSSLGGWISTIIAQDYVHVEKLILLAPAFDFPYHWLPKIGEKALNSWQSTGYLPIYHHAVKSLLPLHYDFLVDTRKYPLSAIDRVLPTLIIHGIHDDVIPISASHDFAKGREWVELLEWDSDHQLTDLSEQIWQEICRFCRVQLEIT from the coding sequence ATGTATATCTACTTACACGGTTTTGCATCTGGCCCTGGTTCCACCAAAGCTAGATATATTCGCGAACGGTTTGCCAGCATTGGGATTGAGTTACAAGTCCCCGATCTCAATCGGGATGACTTTACTCATTTGACCATTTCTCGACAAATCGCTCAAGTTGTCGATCTGTTTCCCACAGATGGCTCACCAATTACCCTAATTGGTTCGAGTTTAGGCGGCTGGATCTCAACAATTATCGCGCAAGATTATGTGCATGTTGAAAAATTGATATTACTTGCACCTGCGTTTGATTTTCCGTATCATTGGCTACCGAAAATTGGCGAAAAAGCGTTAAATTCGTGGCAATCTACTGGCTATCTGCCCATTTATCATCATGCTGTCAAAAGTCTATTACCCCTACATTACGATTTCCTTGTTGACACTCGTAAATATCCTCTTTCTGCGATCGATCGTGTCCTGCCCACTCTAATTATTCATGGCATTCATGATGATGTAATTCCGATTTCTGCTAGCCACGATTTTGCTAAAGGACGGGAGTGGGTAGAGCTGTTAGAGTGGGATAGCGACCATCAGCTTACCGACCTTAGCGAGCAGATTTGGCAAGAGATCTGTCGATTCTGTCGAGTGCAACTAGAGATAACTTGA
- a CDS encoding TetR/AcrR family transcriptional regulator, translated as MSKAKQTKQIIIEKAAISFNQNGYAGSSISEIMKLSGLRKSGFYHHFKSKEEIAVAAFDYTLGLILEAVMAKVGAANTAIDRLNAFIDTFRGFTTEPIAVGGCPILNTAVESDDTNPRLRLHVQGAVNEIRATIDSIVELGIRQNEILDTIDREQVSTIILVTIEGAIMMSKLYGTDLYLDRAIEHLHQYINSLATMR; from the coding sequence GTGTCGAAAGCCAAACAGACAAAGCAAATAATTATCGAAAAAGCTGCAATTAGTTTCAACCAAAATGGTTACGCAGGCTCTTCCATTAGCGAAATTATGAAGCTGAGTGGATTGCGAAAAAGTGGTTTTTATCATCACTTTAAAAGTAAAGAAGAGATCGCAGTTGCCGCATTTGACTATACGCTGGGATTGATTCTAGAAGCTGTTATGGCCAAAGTAGGCGCGGCCAATACGGCGATCGATCGATTGAATGCTTTTATCGATACTTTTCGCGGCTTCACCACAGAGCCAATCGCGGTGGGTGGATGTCCGATTTTGAATACTGCTGTCGAAAGCGACGATACCAATCCCCGATTGCGACTGCACGTCCAAGGAGCTGTCAATGAGATTCGCGCGACGATCGATAGCATTGTCGAGCTAGGCATTCGCCAAAATGAAATCCTCGATACTATCGATCGCGAACAAGTTTCGACAATTATTCTGGTCACGATCGAGGGTGCCATTATGATGAGCAAATTATACGGCACCGATCTGTATCTCGATCGAGCGATCGAGCATTTACATCAATACATCAACAGTTTAGCCACGATGAGATAA